A stretch of Flavobacterium sp. N2270 DNA encodes these proteins:
- a CDS encoding YchJ family protein — translation MEKCYCGSDKSFENCCKPFIEEIQFPKTPEELMRSRYSAYAIQNANYLMATTHISQRKYYSVSEILEWSKSNTWVKLEVITAHENRVEFKAYYLDEKLQAKIHHEHSTFQLDNNKWFYVDGEFLSD, via the coding sequence ATGGAAAAATGTTATTGTGGTTCAGATAAATCCTTTGAAAATTGCTGTAAACCTTTTATTGAAGAAATTCAATTTCCTAAAACTCCAGAAGAGTTAATGCGTTCGAGATATTCAGCATATGCTATCCAAAATGCTAACTATTTAATGGCAACAACACACATTTCTCAACGAAAATATTATTCCGTTTCAGAAATTTTAGAATGGTCAAAAAGCAATACTTGGGTAAAGTTGGAAGTAATTACGGCTCATGAAAACAGAGTAGAGTTTAAGGCGTATTATTTAGATGAAAAGTTACAAGCGAAAATTCATCATGAACATTCTACCTTTCAATTAGATAATAATAAATGGTTTTATGTTGATGGAGAGTTCTTAAGTGATTAG
- a CDS encoding SIMPL domain-containing protein codes for MKTKLTISCFLLLSVMSAQISGNQVTGNEVYNSYNKNSSSPRNTITINDNHLVVNVKILLNNKADAFTIMLGTNEEAETVLECNTNLNKRINAFTNDLNTLKIKKENIYVDFISQMKVYDYSLENNKAEQFQKGFEIKKNIIISSTNINDIERIISLASKHEIYDIIKVDYANDDVLKIRSHLFTEALAIAELKKETYTKAFRKRIIGTPNATENFGIYFPKTQYKKYQAYENSEIETLYRNHNQNFIKKLARKNTTYYYEGQDTSDFDKVINAAKSEIGIQYELSITITYKIDTSL; via the coding sequence ATGAAAACTAAATTAACTATCAGCTGCTTTCTATTGTTATCTGTAATGAGTGCACAAATAAGCGGAAATCAAGTTACCGGAAATGAAGTTTACAATTCTTATAATAAGAATAGTTCTTCTCCTAGAAATACCATTACAATTAATGACAATCACCTAGTAGTAAATGTAAAAATATTACTCAATAACAAAGCGGACGCTTTCACCATAATGCTTGGAACTAATGAAGAAGCGGAAACTGTTTTAGAATGTAATACCAATCTCAATAAACGAATTAATGCTTTTACAAATGACTTGAATACTCTTAAAATTAAAAAAGAAAACATTTATGTTGATTTTATAAGTCAGATGAAAGTATATGATTACAGTTTAGAAAACAATAAAGCTGAACAATTTCAAAAAGGGTTTGAGATAAAAAAGAACATCATCATTTCAAGTACGAATATTAATGACATTGAAAGAATAATTTCACTAGCCTCTAAACACGAAATTTATGACATCATAAAAGTTGATTATGCCAATGACGATGTTTTAAAAATAAGAAGTCATTTGTTTACTGAAGCTTTGGCTATAGCCGAATTAAAAAAAGAAACCTATACAAAAGCCTTTAGAAAAAGAATCATTGGAACTCCAAATGCTACTGAAAATTTTGGAATTTACTTTCCTAAAACCCAATACAAGAAATACCAAGCGTATGAGAATTCGGAAATTGAAACCTTGTACCGCAATCATAACCAAAACTTCATAAAAAAACTAGCACGCAAAAACACAACATATTATTATGAAGGTCAAGATACTTCAGATTTTGACAAAGTAATAAATGCTGCTAAGTCCGAAATCGGAATTCAATATGAGTTATCCATTACCATTACTTATAAAATAGACACTTCTTTATAA
- a CDS encoding SIMPL domain-containing protein, with translation MKNAKKLLSLLVVLTTTSLVAQHSGNANSESAKTLSSGNYNYQNQYQNNQVNTIQTTTGNENEMYISIKGIYNEKATSQRAVFSVLQIGKTAEETTKLMDERLESVVKSITAFNPEIEVIIDMISFVPLYDYEIQKKIFNPKTYNEKPSGFELKKNLIIKFKKTNDLNTIMNICAKQEIYDLAKVDYVTSNLDHIRDVLQVKAAEEYKQMLTNYSAIMNTDLFKKEKSLTEGYNTVYPMESYRSYSAFSQASINFEPESTVNNVRKNNTQFYDAALAKTHTFVVNADITEPTIQIFYDLTIKIKLKEDQLPKNTIIRNNRYYIITANGDVKPLNL, from the coding sequence ATGAAAAACGCAAAAAAATTACTTTCGCTATTAGTTGTTCTTACTACAACTTCTTTGGTTGCTCAGCATTCAGGAAATGCTAATTCAGAATCAGCTAAAACACTATCAAGTGGCAACTACAATTACCAAAATCAGTACCAAAACAACCAAGTAAACACTATTCAAACCACTACAGGGAACGAAAATGAAATGTACATTAGTATTAAAGGCATTTATAATGAAAAAGCTACTTCACAACGTGCCGTATTTAGTGTTTTACAAATAGGTAAAACCGCAGAAGAAACAACCAAACTTATGGATGAACGATTAGAAAGTGTTGTAAAGTCAATAACAGCTTTCAATCCTGAAATTGAAGTTATTATTGATATGATTTCTTTTGTCCCACTTTACGATTATGAAATTCAGAAAAAAATATTCAATCCAAAAACCTATAATGAAAAGCCATCTGGATTTGAGCTGAAGAAAAACTTAATCATTAAATTTAAAAAAACCAATGATTTAAATACCATTATGAATATTTGCGCCAAACAAGAAATCTATGATTTAGCCAAAGTAGATTATGTAACGAGTAACTTAGATCATATTAGAGATGTTTTACAAGTAAAAGCCGCAGAAGAATACAAACAAATGCTAACCAATTATTCTGCGATAATGAATACCGATTTATTTAAAAAAGAAAAATCATTAACAGAAGGCTATAATACAGTTTATCCAATGGAAAGCTACAGAAGTTATTCTGCTTTTAGTCAAGCTAGTATTAATTTCGAGCCCGAAAGTACTGTAAATAATGTAAGAAAAAACAATACGCAATTTTATGATGCTGCTCTTGCAAAAACACACACTTTTGTAGTAAACGCCGACATAACAGAACCTACTATTCAAATCTTTTACGATTTAACTATTAAAATAAAGCTGAAAGAAGACCAATTACCTAAAAACACTATTATTAGAAACAACAGGTATTATATCATAACAGCAAATGGAGATGTTAAACCATTAAATTTATAA
- a CDS encoding FAD-dependent oxidoreductase: MSNKFQIVIVGAGTVGIMTAAQLLRKDKSLNIAIIDPSEVHVYQPAWTLVGGGAFNFEKTKRPTSSVIPKGVTWIKDKVITLEPENNSLTTEKEGSIAYDYLVLSPGLVYDLNGIEGLREKCNF; encoded by the coding sequence ATGTCTAACAAATTCCAAATTGTAATTGTTGGTGCTGGAACGGTTGGTATTATGACTGCTGCACAATTATTACGTAAAGATAAAAGTTTAAATATAGCTATTATTGATCCTTCTGAAGTACACGTTTATCAACCTGCTTGGACACTTGTAGGAGGCGGAGCTTTTAATTTTGAAAAAACAAAACGCCCAACTTCATCAGTAATTCCAAAAGGCGTTACTTGGATTAAGGATAAAGTTATTACACTTGAACCAGAAAACAATAGTTTAACTACTGAAAAAGAAGGTTCTATTGCTTATGATTATTTAGTTTTATCACCAGGTTTAGTTTATGATTTAAACGGAATTGAAGGATTAAGAGAAAAATGTAATTTTTAG
- a CDS encoding Crp/Fnr family transcriptional regulator: protein MKEILKQAYGYIFEEQLIDEIASVASFREFKADDYLIEIGDYIKSMPLLLEGAIKILREDENGDELLLYFLERGDTCAMTLTCCMGQSKSKIRAIAETNGSLLMIPVEKMEEWLTKYKTWRNFVFDSYNIRLKEMLEAIDTLAFMNLDERLYKYLTDKAKVLGNTEINNTHQQIAYEMHTSRVVISRLLKALELQGKIKLHRNKIEILEF from the coding sequence ATGAAAGAAATATTAAAACAAGCATACGGATATATATTTGAAGAACAATTAATTGATGAAATTGCATCAGTTGCAAGTTTTAGAGAATTTAAAGCAGATGATTACTTAATTGAAATTGGCGATTATATAAAATCGATGCCATTACTTTTAGAAGGAGCAATTAAAATTCTTCGTGAAGACGAAAATGGAGATGAATTACTTTTATATTTTCTTGAAAGAGGAGATACATGTGCAATGACATTAACTTGTTGTATGGGGCAATCTAAAAGTAAAATTAGAGCAATTGCCGAAACAAATGGTTCTTTGTTAATGATTCCTGTTGAAAAAATGGAAGAATGGCTGACAAAGTACAAGACTTGGAGAAACTTTGTTTTTGACAGTTATAATATTCGATTAAAAGAAATGCTTGAAGCAATTGATACTTTAGCATTTATGAATTTAGATGAGCGTTTATACAAATACTTAACAGATAAAGCTAAAGTTTTAGGAAATACTGAAATAAACAATACGCATCAACAAATCGCATATGAAATGCATACATCAAGAGTAGTGATATCAAGATTATTAAAAGCACTAGAATTACAAGGTAAAATTAAATTACACAGAAATAAAATAGAAATACTCGAATTTTAA
- a CDS encoding sulfite exporter TauE/SafE family protein: protein MELFGYIGALLIGLVLGLTGGGGSMLTVPILVYILAINPVIATAYSLFIVGTTSVFGAFDNYRKGLVDFQKGFLFAIPSFVGVYLTRRFLVPVIPNEIITVNSFTLTKGTFLMLFFALIMFLAAFSMLKKKKEIKSDKETSKLNLIIQTFFIGIIIGLVGAGGGFLIIPSLVLFAKLPMKKAVGTSLFIIAMNSLIGFLGDVENLTINWIFLLSFTAISVIGIFIGSYLNKFINETQLKKGFAYFVLLMACFILFKEML, encoded by the coding sequence ATGGAATTATTTGGATATATAGGAGCGCTTTTAATCGGTTTAGTACTTGGTCTTACTGGTGGCGGTGGTTCTATGTTAACAGTGCCAATATTAGTATATATATTAGCTATAAACCCTGTAATAGCAACTGCATATTCATTATTTATTGTTGGAACAACATCTGTTTTTGGAGCTTTTGATAATTATAGAAAAGGATTAGTTGATTTTCAAAAAGGCTTTTTATTTGCTATTCCATCTTTCGTAGGTGTTTATTTAACAAGACGTTTTTTAGTTCCCGTTATTCCAAATGAAATAATTACTGTCAATTCTTTTACCTTAACTAAAGGTACTTTCTTGATGTTATTTTTTGCATTAATAATGTTCTTAGCGGCTTTTTCAATGTTGAAAAAGAAAAAAGAAATAAAGAGTGATAAAGAAACCTCAAAATTAAATTTAATTATTCAAACCTTTTTTATTGGAATTATAATTGGACTTGTAGGTGCGGGCGGCGGATTTCTAATAATTCCATCATTAGTGTTATTCGCAAAATTACCTATGAAAAAAGCAGTTGGAACTTCATTATTTATCATTGCGATGAACTCTTTAATTGGTTTCTTAGGAGATGTTGAAAACTTAACCATCAATTGGATCTTTTTATTAAGTTTTACTGCAATTTCAGTAATAGGAATTTTCATAGGAAGTTATCTTAATAAATTTATTAATGAAACACAATTAAAAAAAGGATTTGCTTATTTTGTACTACTAATGGCTTGTTTTATCTTGTTTAAAGAAATGTTATAA
- a CDS encoding MBL fold metallo-hydrolase: protein MKIEQIYTGCIAHAAYYIENNGEVAIFDPLREVQPYIDRANKDNAKIKYIFETHFHADFVSGHLDLAKKTGAQIVFGPTANPNFECIVAEDNQEFKLGNYTIKAIHTPGHTLESTCYLLTDENGKQHGIITGDTLFIGDVGRPDLAQKLVEDLTQDKLAGYLFDSLRNKIMPLSDDLIVYPNHGAGSACGKNMSKETTDTLGNQKKTNYALRADMTKEEFKAELLDGLTPPPAYFPQNVMMNIKGYDSLDNIMEKGNKPLSPKEFETVANQTEALVLDVRNENEFVKEHVPGSIFIGLHGGFAPWVGALIKDVKQPILLITPEGKEEETITRLSRVGFDNTLGYLKGGIEAWKNAGFETDNLQSVSPDEFAKHYNDAIVIDARKPSEFEAERVEKGINIPLDYLNEHLAEVPKEDTFYVHCAGGYRSVIWASIMKSRGYHNMINVEKGMAGIRETSVPLTKFVCPSTLK, encoded by the coding sequence ATGAAAATAGAACAAATATACACAGGATGTATTGCTCACGCAGCATATTATATCGAAAACAATGGAGAGGTAGCCATTTTTGACCCATTAAGAGAAGTTCAACCTTATATAGATAGGGCAAATAAAGATAATGCAAAAATAAAATATATTTTTGAAACTCATTTTCATGCTGACTTTGTTTCTGGTCATTTAGATTTAGCTAAAAAAACAGGAGCTCAAATTGTATTTGGGCCTACAGCAAATCCGAATTTTGAATGTATAGTTGCAGAAGATAATCAAGAGTTTAAACTTGGAAATTATACAATTAAAGCTATTCATACCCCAGGACACACATTAGAAAGTACTTGTTACTTATTAACTGATGAAAATGGTAAACAACACGGAATAATTACGGGAGACACATTGTTTATTGGAGATGTAGGACGACCAGATTTAGCTCAAAAACTAGTTGAAGACTTAACACAAGATAAATTAGCAGGGTATTTATTTGATTCATTAAGAAACAAAATTATGCCACTTTCAGATGATTTAATTGTTTACCCAAATCATGGCGCAGGTAGTGCTTGTGGTAAAAATATGAGTAAAGAAACCACTGATACTTTAGGTAATCAAAAGAAAACAAATTATGCACTACGTGCTGATATGACTAAAGAAGAATTTAAAGCAGAACTTCTAGACGGATTAACTCCACCTCCAGCTTATTTTCCTCAAAATGTAATGATGAACATAAAGGGCTATGATAGTTTAGACAATATAATGGAAAAAGGCAATAAGCCATTAAGTCCAAAAGAGTTTGAAACTGTTGCAAATCAAACAGAAGCACTAGTACTTGATGTAAGAAATGAAAATGAATTTGTAAAAGAACATGTTCCTGGATCAATTTTCATAGGTTTACATGGTGGTTTTGCACCATGGGTTGGTGCCTTAATTAAAGATGTAAAACAACCAATTCTATTAATAACACCAGAAGGAAAAGAAGAGGAAACCATTACTCGTTTATCGCGTGTTGGATTTGACAATACTTTAGGGTATTTAAAAGGCGGAATTGAAGCTTGGAAAAATGCAGGTTTTGAAACAGATAATTTACAATCTGTTTCACCTGATGAATTTGCCAAACACTATAATGATGCAATTGTTATTGATGCAAGAAAACCAAGTGAATTTGAAGCAGAAAGAGTAGAAAAAGGTATTAACATTCCGTTAGATTACTTAAACGAACATTTAGCTGAAGTACCAAAAGAAGATACTTTTTATGTTCATTGTGCCGGAGGATATCGTTCTGTAATTTGGGCTTCAATAATGAAATCTAGAGGTTATCACAACATGATAAATGTAGAAAAAGGAATGGCTGGTATTAGAGAAACAAGCGTACCTTTGACAAAATTTGTTTGTCCTTCAACCTTAAAATAA
- a CDS encoding TlpA disulfide reductase family protein has protein sequence MKKIALLLFTIATLVSCKKDGYEISGSAEGIENGKKVFIETQDEKGQIVSLDTTVITDGKFKFEGKLLNGIELGFLKFEGNGSMPFILENGNIEITFVKDSTQNSKVGGSKNNDSFQTFNDLNKSITKKVIKFQTENQEKYMQAMQAQDTATVNSLQAQLREFQNEMNTSSLNFAKNNKDSFISVLLFKNLLNIAYLPVEEISEHFNKLDKSVLETKEGQKILKVLKNLTKVGIGKKAPDFSAKNPDGKEISLKESLGKVTIIDFWASWCGPCRAENPNVVALYNQYHEKGLNIIGVSLDKDAAKWKEAIAKDGLTWNHISNLKFWEEPIAEIYNVKSIPATFILDANGTIVAKDLRGDELKAKVEELLAN, from the coding sequence ATGAAAAAAATAGCACTTTTACTTTTTACAATTGCAACATTAGTTTCTTGTAAAAAAGATGGATATGAAATATCTGGTTCTGCTGAAGGAATTGAAAACGGAAAAAAAGTTTTTATAGAAACACAAGATGAAAAAGGACAAATTGTTTCTTTAGATACTACTGTAATTACTGATGGGAAATTTAAATTTGAAGGAAAACTACTTAATGGAATAGAACTTGGATTTCTAAAATTTGAAGGAAATGGTTCTATGCCTTTTATATTAGAAAATGGTAATATTGAAATTACTTTTGTAAAAGACAGTACTCAAAACTCAAAAGTAGGTGGCTCTAAAAATAACGACTCATTTCAAACTTTTAATGACCTTAATAAGTCTATAACTAAAAAAGTTATCAAATTTCAAACAGAAAATCAAGAGAAATACATGCAAGCTATGCAAGCTCAAGATACTGCAACAGTAAATAGTCTTCAAGCTCAATTAAGAGAATTTCAAAATGAAATGAACACTTCTTCTCTAAATTTTGCTAAAAACAACAAAGACTCGTTTATTTCAGTATTATTATTTAAAAACTTATTAAATATAGCATATTTACCAGTTGAAGAAATATCTGAACATTTTAATAAATTAGATAAATCAGTTTTAGAAACAAAAGAAGGTCAAAAAATATTAAAAGTTTTAAAAAATCTTACTAAAGTAGGTATAGGTAAAAAAGCTCCAGACTTTTCTGCAAAAAATCCTGATGGAAAAGAAATTTCATTAAAAGAATCATTAGGAAAAGTAACAATTATTGATTTTTGGGCTTCGTGGTGTGGTCCTTGTAGAGCTGAAAATCCTAATGTTGTAGCTCTTTACAATCAATATCATGAAAAAGGATTAAATATTATAGGAGTTTCTTTAGACAAAGATGCTGCAAAATGGAAAGAAGCAATTGCAAAAGATGGTTTAACATGGAATCATATATCAAACCTTAAATTTTGGGAAGAACCAATTGCAGAGATTTACAACGTAAAGTCAATTCCTGCAACTTTTATATTAGATGCTAATGGAACTATTGTTGCAAAAGATTTAAGAGGTGATGAATTAAAAGCTAAAGTAGAAGAATTATTAGCTAATTAA
- a CDS encoding rhomboid family intramembrane serine protease encodes MDIFLLLLIGINAVVSFKGFNDAEFFRKYEFHVGSIRSGEQIRMLTSGFLHGDLMHLAFNMLTLYFFAPIVIDTFGNLNFLYVYFISLVAGSLLTMYFHKNEYYYRAVGASGAVTGIIYSSILLYPEMTLGLFFIIPIPGYLFGIGYLLYSIYGMKAKNDNIGHTAHFGGAIGGYLFTLIKEPSLIETNTKMVVLLTIPIIILFYLHKTNKLN; translated from the coding sequence ATGGATATTTTTTTACTATTGCTTATAGGTATTAATGCTGTTGTAAGTTTTAAAGGCTTTAATGATGCAGAATTCTTTAGAAAATATGAATTTCACGTGGGAAGTATTCGTTCAGGAGAACAAATAAGAATGCTTACTTCAGGATTTTTACATGGCGATTTAATGCATCTTGCATTTAACATGTTAACCTTGTACTTTTTTGCTCCAATTGTTATAGATACTTTTGGAAACTTAAACTTTTTATATGTTTATTTTATAAGTCTTGTTGCAGGAAGTTTACTTACTATGTATTTTCATAAAAATGAGTATTATTATAGAGCAGTGGGAGCTTCAGGAGCTGTTACAGGAATTATTTACAGTTCTATTTTATTGTATCCAGAGATGACATTAGGTTTGTTTTTTATAATTCCTATCCCTGGTTATTTATTTGGTATTGGTTATTTATTGTATTCAATTTATGGAATGAAAGCAAAGAATGATAATATTGGACATACAGCACATTTTGGAGGCGCAATAGGGGGTTATCTTTTTACTTTAATAAAAGAACCTAGTTTAATTGAAACCAATACTAAAATGGTTGTTTTATTAACTATTCCAATTATTATTTTATTCTATTTACATAAAACGAATAAGTTAAATTAG
- a CDS encoding lysophospholipid acyltransferase family protein, whose translation MQLLFYILIYPILWLISILPFPLLYMFSDGVYLLVYYIIGYRKKVVRENLSLALPHLSDKERIVIEKKFYSHMCDMFLEMIKTMSISKEEIQKRYTFTNLDLYLEMEKQNKSIALLCAHYASYEWAVSMNYHINFTGYGIYKKIANKHFDKLVHTIRSRFKAVLITTKETVSTIENCKKTGELGVYGFASDQSPKSHKGTHWATFMGIETPIHVGAELLAKRLDMNVIFLKTKKVKRGYYEATFEHLVDNPKEVPNFEISEMFMKKVEQQILEAPEYYLWTHKRWKHKKQV comes from the coding sequence ATGCAATTACTATTTTATATTTTAATCTACCCTATTCTTTGGTTAATTTCTATTCTACCATTTCCACTACTGTATATGTTTTCAGATGGAGTTTATCTTTTAGTATATTATATAATTGGCTATAGAAAAAAAGTAGTTAGAGAAAACTTAAGCCTTGCTTTACCTCATCTCTCTGATAAAGAAAGAATAGTCATAGAGAAAAAATTTTACAGCCACATGTGTGATATGTTTTTAGAAATGATAAAAACAATGTCTATTTCTAAAGAAGAAATTCAAAAAAGATACACCTTTACAAATTTAGATTTGTATTTAGAAATGGAAAAGCAAAACAAAAGTATAGCATTACTTTGTGCACATTACGCAAGTTATGAATGGGCGGTTTCTATGAATTATCATATTAATTTCACAGGTTATGGAATTTATAAAAAAATAGCTAATAAACATTTTGACAAACTCGTTCACACTATTCGTTCAAGGTTTAAAGCAGTACTAATTACAACAAAAGAAACAGTCTCAACTATTGAAAATTGTAAGAAAACAGGTGAACTTGGCGTTTACGGTTTTGCAAGTGATCAATCTCCAAAATCCCATAAAGGAACACACTGGGCAACTTTTATGGGAATTGAAACTCCTATTCATGTGGGTGCTGAGTTATTAGCGAAACGATTAGACATGAATGTTATTTTTCTTAAAACTAAGAAGGTAAAAAGAGGTTATTATGAAGCAACTTTTGAACATTTAGTTGATAACCCAAAAGAAGTACCCAATTTTGAAATTTCTGAAATGTTCATGAAAAAAGTAGAACAACAAATTCTTGAAGCTCCTGAATATTATTTATGGACGCACAAACGTTGGAAACATAAAAAACAAGTATAA
- a CDS encoding aminotransferase class V-fold PLP-dependent enzyme, translating to MITTTEKTQLELYFDEFRKHIIGVDQDFETPFGTQKMVYTDWTASGRLYRPIEEKIMNEFGPFVANTHTETTVSGTAMTMAYHEARHIIKHHINANDNDVLITDGTGMTGVVNKFQRILGLRISETLKEYTTIPEAIKPIVFISHMEHHSNQTSWLETIADVVVVPSNEEGLFCLDKFAIEVEKYKDRSFKIASITGCSNVTGIKTPYHEVAKIMHQNNGVCFVDFACSGPYVEIDMHPKDPESYLDAIFFSPHKFLGGPGTSGVLVFNKNLYKNNVPDCPGGGTVSWTNPWGEHKYIDNIEDREDGGTPGFLQVIKIALAIQLKEKMGIQNILDREHELIDYIFSELGSVENINILAPQHQDRLGVISFYITDLHFNLGVKILNDKFGIQTRGGCSCAGTYGHYLLHVDQEMSNDLVCQITSGDLMKKPGWIRMSIHPTTTTEEITYVCNSIKELAANHLELAKEYVYNPKSNEFNHQKAQFKEKDMVANWFSI from the coding sequence ATGATTACAACTACAGAAAAAACGCAATTAGAACTTTATTTTGATGAATTTAGAAAGCATATAATTGGTGTTGACCAAGATTTTGAAACTCCTTTCGGAACTCAAAAAATGGTATATACAGATTGGACTGCTAGCGGAAGATTATATCGACCAATTGAGGAAAAAATAATGAATGAATTTGGTCCTTTTGTTGCCAATACACATACGGAAACTACGGTTTCTGGTACGGCAATGACCATGGCATATCATGAAGCGAGACATATTATTAAGCATCATATTAATGCCAATGATAATGATGTTTTAATTACCGATGGAACCGGAATGACTGGAGTGGTCAATAAATTCCAACGTATTTTAGGTTTAAGAATTTCAGAAACATTAAAAGAATATACTACTATCCCAGAAGCTATAAAACCAATTGTGTTTATTTCACACATGGAACACCATTCTAATCAAACCTCTTGGTTGGAAACAATTGCCGATGTAGTTGTGGTTCCTTCAAATGAAGAAGGTTTGTTTTGTTTAGATAAATTTGCAATTGAGGTAGAAAAATATAAAGATAGAAGTTTTAAAATTGCTTCTATTACGGGTTGTTCCAACGTAACCGGAATTAAAACACCTTATCATGAAGTAGCTAAAATAATGCACCAAAATAATGGGGTTTGTTTTGTAGATTTTGCTTGTTCTGGTCCTTATGTAGAAATTGATATGCACCCAAAAGACCCAGAAAGTTATTTGGATGCCATTTTCTTTTCACCGCATAAATTTTTAGGAGGTCCTGGAACTTCTGGAGTTTTGGTATTCAATAAAAATTTATATAAAAATAATGTTCCCGATTGTCCTGGTGGCGGAACCGTAAGTTGGACTAATCCTTGGGGTGAACATAAATACATAGATAATATTGAAGATAGAGAAGATGGTGGAACGCCAGGATTTCTACAAGTTATAAAAATTGCATTGGCCATTCAGTTGAAGGAGAAAATGGGTATTCAAAATATTTTGGATAGAGAACATGAGTTGATTGATTATATATTTTCTGAATTAGGAAGTGTTGAAAATATTAATATTTTGGCTCCACAACATCAAGACAGATTAGGAGTGATTTCATTTTATATAACAGATTTGCACTTTAATTTAGGAGTAAAAATTCTAAATGATAAATTCGGAATTCAAACTCGTGGAGGTTGTAGTTGTGCTGGAACTTATGGGCATTATCTTTTACACGTAGACCAAGAAATGTCTAACGATTTGGTATGCCAAATAACCTCTGGTGATTTAATGAAAAAACCAGGTTGGATTAGAATGTCTATTCATCCTACAACAACAACTGAAGAGATAACTTATGTTTGTAATAGTATCAAAGAATTAGCTGCTAATCATTTAGAGTTAGCTAAAGAATATGTTTACAATCCAAAATCGAATGAATTTAACCACCAAAAGGCACAATTTAAAGAAAAAGATATGGTAGCTAATTGGTTTTCAATATAA